One genomic window of Candidatus Kryptoniota bacterium includes the following:
- a CDS encoding GIY-YIG nuclease family protein, with protein MSKTYYVYILASKSRVLYTGITNDLVRRVYEHKHKMNEGFTKKYHVDRLVYFEETDDVTAAIAREKQLKRYTRKRKIELIRSMNQEWNDLSEGWYD; from the coding sequence ATGAGCAAGACTTACTACGTCTACATTCTCGCGAGCAAATCCCGAGTCCTTTACACAGGCATTACGAATGACTTGGTCAGGCGTGTGTACGAGCACAAGCATAAGATGAACGAGGGCTTCACCAAGAAGTATCATGTGGACCGGTTGGTGTACTTCGAGGAGACTGACGATGTGACGGCGGCAATAGCAAGGGAGAAACAATTAAAGAGGTACACCAGAAAGAGGAAGATCGAACTCATCCGATCTATGAATCAAGAGTGGAATGACCTCAGCGAAGGGTGGTACGATTGA